The following are from one region of the Bradyrhizobium septentrionale genome:
- a CDS encoding NAD(P)-dependent oxidoreductase, whose product MKIAIAGASGQAGSRITAELARRGHAITAIARNPEKIADLPGVTAKEGDVNDEAALAALWAGHDAAISSVHFSVSYPAKLIGAAKASGTGRYLVVGGAGSLEVAPGVRLVTTPNFPAQYKAEASKGAEFLDLLRQEKDLNWTFLSPSALFVAGERTGKFRLGTDQLLTAADGKSWISFEDFAVALADEIERPAHIRRRFTVGY is encoded by the coding sequence ATGAAGATCGCCATCGCCGGCGCGTCCGGCCAGGCCGGCTCGCGCATCACGGCGGAACTCGCCCGCCGCGGCCACGCCATCACCGCCATCGCCCGCAACCCGGAGAAGATCGCCGATCTGCCCGGTGTCACCGCCAAGGAGGGCGACGTGAACGACGAGGCCGCCCTGGCCGCGCTGTGGGCCGGCCACGATGCCGCAATCAGTTCCGTCCATTTCTCGGTCAGCTACCCCGCCAAGCTGATCGGGGCGGCCAAGGCGTCCGGGACCGGCCGCTATCTCGTGGTCGGCGGTGCCGGCAGCCTCGAAGTGGCCCCCGGCGTCCGTCTGGTGACCACCCCGAACTTCCCGGCCCAGTACAAGGCCGAAGCCTCGAAGGGGGCCGAGTTCCTCGACCTGCTGCGGCAGGAAAAGGACCTGAACTGGACCTTTCTGTCGCCTTCGGCCCTGTTCGTGGCGGGCGAGCGGACCGGCAAGTTCCGCCTGGGCACCGACCAGCTCCTGACCGCCGCCGACGGAAAAAGCTGGATCTCGTTCGAGGACTTCGCAGTTGCACTCGCCGACGAAATCGAGCGCCCGGCCCATATCCGCAGGCGTTTCACGGTCGGTTATTGA
- a CDS encoding flagellar basal body P-ring protein FlgI has translation MPGIRIARLFGMACAALLALAASAMPAAATSRIKDLANIEGVRQNQLIGYGLVVGLNGTGDTLNNIPFTKQSLQAMLERMGVNIRGATIRTGNVAAVMVTGNLPAFGTQGTRMDVTVSALGDAKDLRGGTLLVTPLLGADGNVYAVAQGSVAVAGFAAEGAAASVVRGVPTVGRIANGAIIEREIEFALNRLPNVRLALRNADFTTAKRIAAAVNDYLGVKTAEPIDPSTVQLSIPPEFKGNVVAFLTEIEQLQVDPDLAAKIVIDERSGVIVMGRDVRVATVAVAQGNLTVSISESPQVSQPNPLSRGRTVVTPRTSVGVSEDGKKFAVVKDGVSLQQLVDGLNGLGIGPRDLISILQAIKAAGAIEADIEVM, from the coding sequence ATGCCTGGCATCCGGATCGCGCGTTTATTCGGGATGGCCTGCGCCGCACTGCTGGCGCTGGCGGCGTCCGCCATGCCTGCGGCCGCGACGTCGCGGATCAAGGATCTCGCCAACATCGAGGGCGTGCGCCAGAACCAGCTGATCGGCTACGGCCTCGTGGTCGGCCTCAACGGCACCGGCGACACGCTGAACAACATCCCGTTCACCAAGCAGTCGCTGCAGGCGATGCTCGAGCGCATGGGCGTCAACATCCGCGGCGCCACCATCCGAACCGGCAACGTCGCCGCCGTGATGGTCACGGGCAATCTGCCGGCATTCGGCACCCAGGGCACGCGCATGGACGTCACCGTCTCCGCGCTCGGCGACGCCAAGGATCTGCGCGGCGGCACCCTGCTCGTCACCCCGCTGCTCGGCGCCGACGGCAATGTCTACGCGGTGGCGCAGGGATCGGTGGCGGTCGCCGGCTTCGCGGCCGAAGGCGCCGCGGCCAGCGTCGTCCGCGGCGTGCCGACGGTCGGCCGTATCGCCAACGGCGCCATCATCGAGCGCGAGATCGAGTTCGCGCTCAACCGCCTGCCCAATGTGCGCCTGGCGCTGCGCAACGCCGACTTCACCACTGCCAAACGCATCGCCGCCGCGGTCAACGACTATCTCGGCGTCAAGACCGCCGAGCCGATCGACCCCTCGACCGTGCAGCTCTCGATCCCGCCGGAGTTCAAGGGCAACGTCGTCGCCTTCCTGACCGAAATCGAGCAGCTGCAGGTCGACCCCGATCTCGCGGCGAAGATCGTGATCGACGAACGCTCCGGCGTCATCGTGATGGGCCGCGACGTCCGCGTCGCCACCGTTGCGGTGGCGCAAGGCAATCTCACCGTCTCGATCTCCGAAAGCCCCCAAGTCAGCCAACCCAATCCGCTGTCGCGCGGCCGAACCGTCGTGACGCCGCGCACCAGCGTCGGCGTCAGCGAGGACGGCAAGAAATTTGCGGTCGTCAAGGACGGCGTCTCGCTGCAGCAGCTCGTCGACGGCCTCAACGGCCTCGGCATCGGGCCGCGCGACCTGATCAGCATCCTGCAGGCGATCAAGGCCGCCGGCGCCATCGAAGCCGACATCGAGGTGATGTGA
- a CDS encoding flagellin yields the protein MSDIILSSSVRQNLLSLQSTADLLSTTQNRLATGKKVNTALDNPTNFFTAQSLDNRASDINNLLDGIGNGVQVLQAANTGITSLQKLVDTAKSIANQVLQSPTGYTTRSQVTSNAALGGTSANLVDGTTIKSGDVLSIAASAGQPAFTFTFGASNSLAQLNSSLAASNLTATLDSSNKLVISTTNDAASSTIGAVTFTNTGGGTATFSAAGTAPVADSASQSARAALVTQYNNTIAQITTTAQDASFNGINLLNGDSLKLTFNETGKSTLSITGVTFNAAGLGLNSLTAGTDFLDNNSANKVLTALGTASSSLRSEASTLGSNLSIVQIRQDFSKNLINVLQTGSSNLTLADTNEEAANSQALSTRQSIAVSALALANQSQQSVLQLLR from the coding sequence ATGTCCGATATCATTCTCTCCTCCTCCGTTCGTCAGAACCTCCTCTCCCTCCAGTCCACCGCCGATCTGCTCTCCACCACGCAGAACCGTCTTGCCACCGGCAAGAAGGTCAATACGGCGCTCGACAACCCGACCAACTTCTTCACCGCACAGTCGCTCGACAACCGCGCCAGCGACATCAACAACCTGCTCGACGGCATCGGCAACGGTGTGCAGGTGCTGCAGGCTGCCAACACCGGCATCACCTCGCTGCAGAAGCTGGTCGATACCGCGAAGTCGATCGCCAACCAGGTACTGCAGAGCCCGACCGGCTACACCACGAGGTCGCAGGTCACCTCCAACGCGGCGCTCGGCGGCACCTCCGCCAACCTCGTCGACGGCACCACCATCAAGAGCGGCGACGTGCTGTCGATCGCGGCGTCGGCCGGCCAGCCCGCCTTCACCTTCACCTTCGGGGCCAGCAACTCGCTGGCGCAGCTGAACTCGTCGCTGGCGGCGAGCAACCTGACGGCGACGCTGGACAGCTCCAACAAGCTCGTCATCTCCACGACCAACGACGCGGCGTCCTCGACGATCGGTGCGGTGACCTTCACCAACACCGGCGGCGGTACCGCGACGTTCAGCGCGGCCGGCACGGCTCCGGTTGCCGACTCGGCCTCGCAGTCGGCTCGCGCCGCCCTGGTGACGCAGTACAACAACACCATCGCGCAGATCACGACCACGGCGCAGGACGCGTCGTTCAACGGCATCAACCTGTTGAACGGCGACAGCCTGAAGCTGACCTTCAACGAGACCGGCAAGTCCACGCTCAGCATCACCGGCGTCACCTTCAATGCCGCCGGCCTCGGCCTGAACTCGCTGACCGCGGGCACCGACTTCCTCGACAACAACTCGGCGAACAAGGTGCTGACGGCGCTGGGCACGGCGAGCTCCTCGTTGCGCAGCGAAGCCTCGACGCTGGGCTCGAACCTCTCGATCGTGCAGATCCGTCAGGACTTCTCGAAGAACCTGATCAACGTACTGCAGACCGGTTCGTCGAACCTGACGCTGGCCGACACCAACGAGGAAGCGGCCAACAGCCAGGCGCTGTCGACCCGCCAGTCGATCGCGGTCTCCGCGCTGGCGCTCGCCAACCAGAGCCAGCAGAGCGTGCTGCAGCTGCTCCGCTAA
- a CDS encoding winged helix-turn-helix transcriptional regulator, whose translation MKAASLKPDAYAANCPTRQILDRVGDKWAVLILLLLRSEPMRFNQLRRAIEGISQKMLSQVLKSLERDGLLRRRAIATVPVTVEYSITPLGSTLAEAVDPLRDWAEQNLKEVLAAQRRYDTQRKALAA comes from the coding sequence ATGAAAGCCGCCAGCCTGAAGCCGGACGCCTATGCCGCCAACTGCCCGACGCGCCAGATCCTCGACCGGGTCGGCGACAAATGGGCGGTGCTGATCCTGTTATTGCTGCGCAGCGAGCCGATGCGATTCAACCAGCTCCGCCGCGCCATCGAGGGCATTTCGCAGAAGATGCTGTCGCAGGTGCTGAAAAGCCTGGAGCGCGACGGCCTGCTGCGCCGCCGTGCGATCGCGACCGTTCCGGTCACCGTGGAATATTCGATCACGCCGCTCGGATCGACGCTCGCCGAAGCGGTCGATCCGCTACGCGATTGGGCCGAACAGAATCTGAAGGAAGTGCTGGCCGCGCAACGCCGCTACGATACGCAGCGCAAGGCACTGGCTGCCTGA
- a CDS encoding flagellar assembly protein FliX — protein MRIYGPNGTTLGTSTSSTRRTSSSGFSLPDATTAQEEVRSSAAPKAAASLDALLALQGVEDPTERRKRSVARGKGALDVLDALKLGLLSGNFDPSTVSQLRSAAANLKESSGDPGLDAVLGEIELRVEVELAKAGQY, from the coding sequence ATGCGCATCTACGGACCGAACGGCACCACGCTTGGCACGTCGACCAGCTCCACGCGGCGGACCTCGTCGAGCGGCTTCTCGCTGCCGGACGCGACCACCGCGCAGGAGGAGGTCCGCTCCAGTGCGGCGCCGAAGGCCGCCGCCAGCCTCGATGCGCTGCTCGCGCTGCAGGGCGTCGAAGACCCGACCGAACGCCGCAAGCGCTCGGTGGCCCGCGGCAAGGGGGCGCTCGACGTGCTCGACGCGCTCAAGCTCGGACTGCTGTCTGGCAATTTCGATCCCTCCACCGTGAGCCAGCTGCGCAGCGCGGCGGCGAACCTGAAGGAATCCTCCGGCGATCCCGGCCTCGATGCCGTGCTCGGCGAGATCGAGCTGCGCGTCGAGGTCGAGCTCGCCAAGGCCGGGCAGTACTAG
- the flaF gene encoding flagellar biosynthesis regulator FlaF encodes MSNAAQAYARTSTTTASPREIEAQALLKAARQLQEVQANWNGLDKALDHALLFNRRLWSIFLSAAEGDDNPQPLEVRQNIANISVFVMKQTIDIQMNPDPAKLKSLIDINCNIAAGLSGRG; translated from the coding sequence ATGTCGAATGCAGCCCAGGCCTACGCCCGCACGTCCACCACGACGGCGTCCCCACGTGAAATCGAGGCGCAGGCGCTGTTGAAGGCTGCGCGGCAGCTGCAGGAAGTTCAGGCGAACTGGAACGGCCTCGACAAGGCGCTCGATCATGCGTTGCTGTTCAATCGCCGCCTGTGGTCGATCTTCCTCAGCGCGGCAGAGGGCGACGACAATCCGCAGCCGCTCGAGGTGCGTCAGAACATCGCCAACATCAGCGTGTTCGTGATGAAGCAGACCATCGACATCCAGATGAATCCGGACCCGGCGAAGCTGAAGTCGCTGATCGACATCAACTGCAACATCGCCGCCGGCCTCTCGGGCCGCGGCTGA
- the flgJ gene encoding flagellar assembly peptidoglycan hydrolase FlgJ: protein MASLINSTTGSMPNKALMPMFNGRPDPVLQDAMKKVSPQQITKAKATATDFESMFLNSMFSQMTTGLKGDGPYGDTVGTGAWRSMLTDEYSKNFAKAGGVGISNEVFRSLILQQANKS from the coding sequence ATGGCGAGCCTGATCAACAGCACCACGGGCAGCATGCCGAACAAGGCGTTGATGCCGATGTTCAACGGCCGCCCCGATCCCGTGCTGCAGGACGCGATGAAGAAGGTGTCGCCGCAGCAGATCACCAAGGCGAAGGCGACCGCGACCGATTTCGAATCGATGTTCCTGAATTCGATGTTCTCGCAGATGACGACCGGCCTGAAGGGCGACGGCCCGTACGGCGACACCGTCGGCACCGGCGCCTGGCGGTCGATGCTGACCGACGAATATTCGAAGAATTTCGCCAAGGCCGGCGGCGTCGGCATTTCCAACGAGGTGTTCCGCTCGCTGATCCTGCAGCAGGCGAACAAGAGCTGA